One region of Brachyhypopomus gauderio isolate BG-103 chromosome 9, BGAUD_0.2, whole genome shotgun sequence genomic DNA includes:
- the LOC143523656 gene encoding trace amine-associated receptor 13c-like, with the protein MNLMEVNETDQCLLFSCPERFVSPCYVFLCVCAAVTVLLTVCGNLLIIISVCHFKQLHTPTNMLILSLAVSDCLVGLFVMPFHLSRMIESCWIFGISVCVFYYLMCFFVTSISIYNVALIAIDRYFAISNPFLYIERVSVSKICIVILSMWIFLMSYNSALLYFNGNSRGILMCPEQCLIALQEMCSLVDLIFVFIIPCSAIIIFYAMVFVIAKKHATAIREINIQSKASKNMADSMKSERKAAKVLSILVAVFLACLFPYFVYATISNAVETQSFHNFVVLLYLNSTINPVIYALFYPWFRKCIKIIFSLQIFRPESALINVH; encoded by the coding sequence ATGAATCTGATGGAGGTTAATGAAACTGATCAGTGCCTGCTGTTTTCTTGTCCAGAGAGATTTGTGTCTCCTTgctatgtgtttctctgtgtgtgtgcagcagttACTGTTCTGCTAACAGTGTGTGGGAACCTGCTCATCATCATCTCTGTGTGTCACTTCAAGCAACTCCACACACCAACTAACATGCTCATCCTCTCTCTGGCTGTGTCAGACTGCCTGGTTGGATTATTTGTGATGCCGTTCCATTTAAGTCGGATGATTGAATCCTGCTGGATTTTTGGAatatctgtctgtgtgttttattaCTTGATGTGTTTTTTTGTCACAAGCATATCTATATATAATGTTGCTCTTATAGCCATTGATCGGTATTTTGCCATCTCTAACCCTTTTCTCTATATTGAAAGAGTATCAGTCAGTAAAATCTGTATTGTGATTTTGTCTATGTGGATTTTCCTAATGTCTTATAACTCTGCACTGCTTTATTTTAATGGAAACTCCAGAGGTATCTTAATGTGTCCTGAACAGTGCCTGATTGCATTACAGGAGATGTGCTCTCTGGTTGatcttatatttgtttttattattccCTGTTCTGCTATAATCATATTTTATGCTATGGTTTTTGTCATTGCCAAGAAACATGCCACTGCTATTAGAGAGATTAATATTCAGAGTAAAGCCTCAAAGAACATGGCAGATTCAATGAAATCTGAGAGGAAAGCAGCAAAGGTTCTCAGCATTTTAGTGGCTGTGTTTCTGGCCTGTTTATTTCCATACTTTGTTTATGCTACAATAAGTAATGCTGTAGAAACACAGTCATTTCATAATTTTGTTGTCCTTCTATATCTCAATTCTACTATTAATCCAGTGATTTATGCTTTATTTTACCCATGGTTTAGAAAGTGTATTAAAATCATTTTTTCTCTTCAGATATTCAGACCAGAATCTGCATTGATCAATGTGCATTGA